The Branchiostoma floridae strain S238N-H82 chromosome 8, Bfl_VNyyK, whole genome shotgun sequence genome has a segment encoding these proteins:
- the LOC118421625 gene encoding interstitial collagenase-like isoform X1, whose protein sequence is MAGEVELCGQDIEGYLRRYGYLRTEPDVMTQPHVGRKGSRQYVGSRRGQVKKKRANRGALKLAIRDLQQFAEIKKTGKLDLETRDLLSRKRCPHSDPVPMVTTRSNVHDTYLQPGGTIRKWGRVDLTYRINSYPGENRLLAGEVDETIARAFQVWADVTPLTFRSVKKKPDIDIEFARGKHGNCRLHFDGSGNTLAHAYFPGEGLLGDVHFDAAERWTIRFNHLKGPTCLS, encoded by the exons ATGGCTGGCGAAGTAGAGCTTTGTGGGCAG GATATTGAGGGTTACCTGCGGCGCTATGGGTACCTGAGAACGGAACCTGACGTCATGACGCAGCCGCACGTGGGAAGGAAGGGGAGTAGACAATACGTCGGGTCCAGGAGAGGACAGGTGAAGAAGAAGAGGGCGAACCGAGGGGCGCTGAAACTCGCCATCAGGGACTTGCAGCAGTTCGCGGAAATAAAGAAAACTG GAAAACTTGACCTTGAGACCCGTGACCTCCTCAGTCGGAAGCGGTGCCCTCACAGCGACCCCGTTCCCATGGTAACGACCAGGAGTAACGTACACGACACGTACCTGCAGCCGGGAGGAACCATTCGCAAATGGGGGAGGGTGGACCTGACCTACCGCATCAACTCTTACCCAGGGGAGAACCGTTTGTTAGCCGGAGAGGTGGATGAGACCATTGCACGAGcttttcag GTTTGGGCGGACGTTACTCCTTTGACGTTCCGATCAGTGAAAAAAAAGCCCGACATCGACATCGAGTTCGCCCGAGGCAAGCACGGAAACTGCCGACTGCACTTCGACGGCTCCGGGAACACGCTGGCGCATGCGTACTTCCCCGGGGAAGGCCTGCTTGGTGACGTCCATTTTGACGCAGCCGAACGTTGGACGATTCGATTCAATCACCTCAAG GGACCAACCTGTTTATCGTAG
- the LOC118421625 gene encoding interstitial collagenase-like isoform X2, which yields MTQPHVGRKGSRQYVGSRRGQVKKKRANRGALKLAIRDLQQFAEIKKTGKLDLETRDLLSRKRCPHSDPVPMVTTRSNVHDTYLQPGGTIRKWGRVDLTYRINSYPGENRLLAGEVDETIARAFQVWADVTPLTFRSVKKKPDIDIEFARGKHGNCRLHFDGSGNTLAHAYFPGEGLLGDVHFDAAERWTIRFNHLKGPTCLS from the exons ATGACGCAGCCGCACGTGGGAAGGAAGGGGAGTAGACAATACGTCGGGTCCAGGAGAGGACAGGTGAAGAAGAAGAGGGCGAACCGAGGGGCGCTGAAACTCGCCATCAGGGACTTGCAGCAGTTCGCGGAAATAAAGAAAACTG GAAAACTTGACCTTGAGACCCGTGACCTCCTCAGTCGGAAGCGGTGCCCTCACAGCGACCCCGTTCCCATGGTAACGACCAGGAGTAACGTACACGACACGTACCTGCAGCCGGGAGGAACCATTCGCAAATGGGGGAGGGTGGACCTGACCTACCGCATCAACTCTTACCCAGGGGAGAACCGTTTGTTAGCCGGAGAGGTGGATGAGACCATTGCACGAGcttttcag GTTTGGGCGGACGTTACTCCTTTGACGTTCCGATCAGTGAAAAAAAAGCCCGACATCGACATCGAGTTCGCCCGAGGCAAGCACGGAAACTGCCGACTGCACTTCGACGGCTCCGGGAACACGCTGGCGCATGCGTACTTCCCCGGGGAAGGCCTGCTTGGTGACGTCCATTTTGACGCAGCCGAACGTTGGACGATTCGATTCAATCACCTCAAG GGACCAACCTGTTTATCGTAG
- the LOC118422023 gene encoding uncharacterized protein LOC118422023, which yields MEAHIRLFAAGLLGGALALLLTSFVQIPFGFRYSKDLSCVGLSGPVQWWLVYPDINRQGWMYVDNTSPAPLRMDSIPRQSDPVIRTLDSVTRDVSRLQYPSDSRRNDNLKPQGFLAYTSYSGVWVSFVGSTTGQDNNKMMTCATMNGIYVTLHTNIDKEYEYYRLD from the exons ATGGAGGCCCATATTAGGCTGTTCGCGGCAGGACTGCTAGGCGGCGCTCTCGCACTGCTGCTTACCAGCTTTGTCCAGATTCCGTTTGGATTCCGTTACAGCAAAG ATCTGTCCTGTGTGGGCCTATCCGGTCCGGTCCAGTGGTGGCTGGTGTACCCGGATATAAACCGGCAGGGATGGATGTATGTGGATAACACGAGCCCTGCGCCTCTCAGG ATGGACTCCATCCCCCGTCAGTCCGATCCCGTCATCCGGACCCTCGACAGTGTCACGCGTGACGTCAGCAGGCTCCAGTACCCTAGCGACTCACGGAGGAACGACAACCTAAAGCCTCAG GGTTTTCTTGCCTACACGTCCTACAGCGGAGTCTGGGTCTCCTTCGTGGGGTCAACGACCGGACAAGATAACAACAAGATGATGACGTGTGCAACTATGAACggtatatatgtaacgttgCATACAAACATTGACAAAGAGTACGAGTATTACCGACTCGACTGA
- the LOC118421690 gene encoding uncharacterized protein LOC118421690, which produces MYIYLDAINLRCCLKLGLCPTELHEAIEDGCDDDTATWGITGKDDLCPLPSDVTDMLWRYGDCGKCQSLSGDYSSCGYYFNRGHLNPNSINNQTRDVEEGTFSLLNSAPQAADFNQCTWQPYECAVGLIAEKVFTKAAQSGSDVRSIYVITGTKLGRGHKWLKGRAAIPDFYWKAVCYPGDEAKGIAPFAFAFYGANCNCTKVKTVGISVFEEWLYRGSVYPESRLFPGSVCEGNVSVWTDDNGDSFETFLEKVTPECRKGTGDLETRCANPEREACQKPSKPVTPPVKPPGPQGGLPPSPSLGSPLTSDMPTDELPANVTAEDKCIMYKVSDEAPVDRCMERCANNYQWWQECSNFFVGTPWPPSSYSSTSSSASCPICQMQADREEALFATRFHTELRIPEYTADAIVRAPDGLEDPRDDDGTLWNRVQLGLCSSTFHDHIRDTCDFPETWWWGVTKVSSRSCRLSSSLYLEECGDCQGLDDNYDGCGTYADRGHLNPNAINNRDEASREATFSFINVAPQAPHFNRHVWESFEEKVRYKAEEVYRNAEAAGSGHVTLYVITGTKTGPGNEWLKGRVAFPDYFWKAVCYPGDESAGLRPFGVGFYGRNVNFIEVEDMVSLGLSEFDSWLYDGGEKHIFQGSVCATGVDKWDIENE; this is translated from the exons atgtacatatatttagATGCTATCAATCTTCGTTGTTGTCTCAAACTAGGACTGTGTCCCACTGAACTCCACGAGGCCATCGAGGACGGCTGTGACGATGACACCGCCACCTGGGGCATCACGGGAAAGGACGACCTCTGCCCTTTGCCCTCTGACGTCACGGACATGCTGTGGCGGTACGGGGATTGTGGGAAGTGCCAGTCCCTGTCCGGagactacagcagctgtgggtACTACTTCAACAGGGGGCATCTCAACCCGAACTCCATCAACAACCAGACACGGGACGTGGAGGAGGGGACCTTCAGTCTTCTCAACTCGGCTCCACAG GCCGCCGACTTTAACCAGTGCACGTGGCAGCCGTACGAGTGCGCGGTGGGACTGATAGCCGAGAAGGTCTTCACCAAGGCCGCGCAGTCCGGATCTGACGTCAGGAGCATCTACGTCATCACCGGAACCAAGCTGGGCCGTGGCCACAAGTGGCTGAAGGGGCGCGCCGCCATTCCGGACTTCTACTGGAAGGCGGTCTGCTACCCTGGGGACGAGGCCAAGGGCATCGCACCTTTCGCTTTCGCCTTTTACGGTGCGAACTGTAACTGCACGAAGGTTAAGACGGTAGGGATAAGTGTCTTCGAGGAGTGGCTGTACCGCGGAAGCGTCTACCCGGAGAGTCGGCTGTTTCCCGGATCCGTCTGCGAGGGGAATGTCTCAGTCTGGACGGACGACAACGGGGACAGCTTCGAGACGTTCTTGGAGAAGGTCACTCCGGAATGCCGGAAGGGCACAGGTGATCTGGAGACCAGGTGCGCTAATCCGGAGCGGGAGGCATGCCAGAA ACCAAGTAAGCCTGTAACGCCGCCCGTCAAGCCACCAGGACCACAAGGGGGTTTGCCACCATCTCCATCGCTGGGGTCACCGCTCACTTCGGACATGCCAACTGACGAACTGCCCGCAAATGTCACCGCCGAggataaatgcatcatgtacaaAG TTTCAGACGAAGCCCCCGTGGATCGGTGCATGGAGCGCTGCGCCAATAACTACCAGTGGTGGCAGGAATGTTCCAACTTCTTCGTCGGGACGCCATGGCCGCCAAGCAGTTACAG CTCCACGAGCTCCAGCGCCTCCTGCCCAATCTGCCAGATGCAGGCTGACCGCGAGGAGGCGCTGTTCGCCACCAGGTTCCACACGGAGCTCCGGATTCCGGAGTACACGGCTGACGCAATAGTCAGGGCCCCCGACGGTCTGGAGGATCCGCGTGATGATGACGGCACGCTGTGGAACAGGGTACAGCTGG GTCTCTGCTCTTCCACCTTCCATGACCACATCCGGGACACCTGTGACTTCCCGGAAACCTGGTGGTGGGGCGTGACGAAGGTTTCCTCCCGGTCCTGCAGGCTCAG TTCTTCGCTGTACCTAGAGGAATGCGGGGACTGTCAGGGTTTAGATGACAACTATGACGGTTGCGGAACATACGCAGACAGGGGACATCTCAACCCGAACGCCATCAACAACCGGGACGAGGCTTCGAGGGAAGCTACGTTTAGTTTCATCAACGTGGCGCCACAG GCTCCACATTTCAACCGACACGTGTGGGAGAGTTTTGAAGAAAAGGTCCGGTACAAGGCTGAAGAAGTCTACAGGAACGCCGAGGCTGCCGGCTCTGGTCACGTGACGCTCTACGTAATCACCGGGACCAAGACCGGCCCTGGGAACGAGTGGCTGAAGGGCCGGGTGGCCTTCCCGGATTACTTCTGGAAGGCCGTGTGCTACCCCGGGGACGAGAGCGCGGGGCTGCGGCCATTCGGGGTGGGGTTCTACGGGAGGAACGTCAACTTTATAGAGGTGGAGGACATGGTGTCGCTGGGTCTGTCTGAGTTCGACTCCTGGCTGTACGATGGTGGGGAGAAGCACATCTTCCAGGGCTCTGTCTGCGCCACAGGCGTGGATAAATgggacatagaaaatgaatag